The Trichosurus vulpecula isolate mTriVul1 chromosome 4, mTriVul1.pri, whole genome shotgun sequence genome contains a region encoding:
- the MTMR4 gene encoding myotubularin-related protein 4 isoform X2, which yields MRSRQPGLSHGRMGEEGPPSLEYIQAKDLFPPKELVKEEENLQVPFTVLQGEGVEFLGRAADALIAISNYRLHIKFKDSVINVPLRMIDSVESRDMFQLHIACKDSKVVRCHFSTFKQCQEWLSRLSRATARPAKPEDLFAFAYHAWCLGLTEEEQHTHLCQPGEHVRCRQEAELARMGFDLHNVWRVSHINTNYKLCPSYPQKLLVPVWITDKELENVASFRSWKRIPVVVYRHLRNGAAIARCSQPEISWWGWRNADDEYLVTSIAKACALDPGVRAAGGVPFNGNSEGSETCDADFDSSLTACSGVESTGAPQKLLILDARSYTAAVANRAKGGGCECEEYYPNCEVVFMGMANIHSIRNSFQYLRAVCSQMPDPSNWLSALESTKWLQHLSVMLKAAVLVSNTVDREGRPVLVHCSDGWDRTPQIVALAKILLDPYYRTLEGFQVLVESDWLDFGHKFGDRCGHQENAEDQNEQCPVFLQWLDSVHQLLKQFPCLFEFNEAFLVKLVQHTYSCLYGTFLANNPWEREMRNIYKRTCSVWSLLRAGNKNFHNFLYVPGSELVLHPVCHVRALHLWTAVYLPASSPCTLGEDSMDLYLPPVTQSQEFTGRSLDRLPKTRSMDDLFSACDTSSALIRTSSDPNLNNHCQEARAGLEPWHSNSEGTDIPLVEHGPGGPQQPVEELGHLQPSNQKDCLSNNTLKNHKNCSPSYKLLNSMVLQQAKSHPCDPEIKDLEETKDSETVASPPVLDKLCRTYDDVGECTTTHGPEKNAAKMLSQVVSSECNGIFKLPESFSQDSPPDQGILEQAPLDPMPGVPYKDAPDPSIGIFHNPPSIACQTLPDPLLGPPCQDLSDSVSNITQEQQLNTQLDPAHWEEDDGQRGKVRNGPLWENLRFGKGPLELVRKPISQSQTSEFSFLGSNWDSFQGMVTSLPNGETPRRLLSYGCCSKRSNNKQIRGSGTYVGGQWAQRECVKSPVCSKHSSGHCTGSGGKNSRTRLSGPSKQVSSTKPIPVSCPSPVPPLYLDDDGLPFPTDVIQHRLRQIEAGYKQEVELLRRQVRELQMRLDIRHCCAPAAEPPVDYEDDFTCLKESDGSDTEDFGSDHSEDCLSEASWEPVDKKETEVTRWVPDHMASHCYNCDCEFWLAKRRHHCRNCGNVFCAGCCHLKLPIPDQQLYDPVLVCNSCYEHIQVSRARELMSQHLKKPIATASS from the exons A TGAGAAGCAGGCAGCCAGGACTCTCACACGGTAGGATG GGTGAGGAGGGGCCCCCCAGCCTGGAGTATATCCAAGCCAAGGATCTGTTTCCCCCCAAGGAACtagtgaaggaagaagagaatctgCAG GTACCCTTCACAGTGCTgcagggggagggggtagagTTCCTCGGCCGGGCAGCCGATGCCCTCATTGCTATCTCCAACTACCGGTTACACATCAAGTTCAAAGACTCGGTTATTAAC GTGCCCTTGCGGATGATTGACAGTGTGGAGAGCCGGGACATGTTTCAGCTGCACATTGCCTGCAAGGATTCCAAGGTGGTGAG GTGCCACTTTTCTACTTTCAAGCAGTGCCAAGAGTGGTTGTCAAGGCTGAGCCGAGCCACAGCAAGACCTGCCAAACCCGAGGACCTTTTTGCCTTTGCCTACCATGCCTGGTGCCTGGGTTTGACTGAAGAGGAGCAGCACACCCACCTTTGCCAGCCAG GAGAGCACGTACGATGCCGGCAGGAGGCAGAGCTGGCGAGGATGGGGTTTGACCTGCACAACGTCTGGAGAGTCTCACACATCAACACCAATTACAA GCTGTGTCCTAGTTACCCCCAGAAGCTGTTGGTTCCTGTGTGGATCACTGATAAGGAGTTAGAGAACGTGGCTTCTTTCCGTTCCTGGAAGCGGATCCCTGTTGTCGTGTATAG GCACTTGCGCAATGGGGCTGCGATTGCCCGCTGTAGCCAGCCAGAGATCAGCTGGTGGGGTTGGCGCAATGCTGATGATGAGTACCTGGTTACATCTATTGCCAAAGCCTGTGCCCTGGATCCTGGGGTGAGGGCAGCTGGGGGTGTCCCTTTCAATGGGAACAGTGAGGGAAGTGAAACATGTGATGCTGACTTCG ATTCCTCTCTTACAGCATGCTCTGGAGTGGAAAGCACTGGAGCACCCCAGAAGCTGCTCATCTTAGATGCTCGATCCTACACAGCAGCAGTGGCTAACCGGGCCAAGGGTGGAGGCTGTGAATGTGAAG AGTACTATCCCAACTGTGAAGTGGTGTTCATGGGAATGGCCAATATCCATTCCATTCGGAACAGCTTCCAGTACCTTCGAGCTGTCTGCAGTCAGATGCCGGACCCTAGCAA CTGGCTGTCAGCATTGGAGAGCACCAAATGGCTGCAGCACCTGTCAGTGATGTTGAAGGCAGCAGTGCTGGTGTCAAACACGGTGGACCGGGAGGGCCGGCCGGTTCTGGTGCATTGTTCAGATGGCTGGGACCGTACTCCCCAGATTGTAGCCCTGGCGAAGATTCTATTGGATCCCTACTATAGGACTTTGGAG GGCTTCCAAGTGTTGGTGGAGTCTGACTGGCTGGACTTTGGTCACAAATTTGGTGATCGATGTGGTCACCAAGAAAATGCAGAGGATCAGAATGAACAGTGCCCAGTGTTTCTCCAGTGGCTTGATTCGGTTCACCAGCTGCTTAAGCAGTTCCCTTGTCTGTTTGAATTTAATGAAGCCTTCTTG GTAAAACTGGTACAGCACACATACTCTTGTCTGTATGGCACATTCCTGGCCAACAACCCATGGGAGCGAGAGATGCGCAACATTTATAAACGGACCTGTTCTGTGTGGTCCCTCCTCCGAGCAGGCAACAAGAATTTCCACAACTTTCTTTATGTTCCGGGTTCGGAGCTG GTCCTCCATCCTGTGTGTCATGTGCGGGCTCTGCACCTCTGGACAGCTGTGTACCTTCCAGCATCATCTCCATGCACACTTGGGGAAGATAGCATGGACCTTTACCTTCCTCCAGTAACTCAGAGTCAGGAATTCACTGGCCGATCTCTGGATAG GTTACCTAAAACAAGGTCCATGGATGACCTGTTTTCTGCCTGTGACACCAGCAGTGCACTGATTCGGACTTCTAGTGATCCCAACCTAAATAACCACTGTCAGGAAGCCAGGGCAGGCCTGGAGCCCTGGCACAGTAATTCTGAAGGAACAGATATACCCTTAGTAGAACATGGGCCAGGTGGCCCTCAACAGCCAGTGGAGGAACTGGGCCATCTTCAGCCCAGCAACCAAAAAGACTGCTTGAGCAATAATACTTTGAAGAATCACAAAAACTGTTCCCCCAGTTACAAATTATTAAATAGCATGGTACTACAGCAAGCAAAGAGCCACCCCTGTGATCCTGAAATCAAAGACCTGGAAGAAACCAAGGACTCTGAAACAGTTGCAAGCCCTCCTGTTCTGGACAAGCTTTGTAGGACTTACGATGATGTTGGAGAATGTACAACTACACACGGTCCCGAGAAAAATGCTGCCAAGATGCTCTCCCAGGTTGTTTcctctgaatgtaatggaatctttAAACTTCCGGAGTCCTTCTCTCAGGATTCCCCTCCTGATCAAGGCATTCTTGAACAAGCTCCCCTAGACCCCATGCCAGGCGTGCCCTACAAAGATGCTCCAGACCCCAGTATAGGTATCTTTCATAACCCACCAAGTATTGCCTGCCAAACTCTTCCAGACCCACTCCTGGGTCCCCCTTGCCAAGACCTTTCAGACTCTGTGTCAAATATCACCCAGGAGCAGCAGCTGAATACTCAGCTAGATCCTGCCCACTGGGAGGAAGATGATGGTCAAAGAGGGAAAGTTAGAAATGGGCCATTGTGGGAGAATCTTCGCTTTGGCAAAGGGCCATTGGAATTGGTCCGAAAGCCAATTTCCCAGAGCCAGACaagtgaattttcatttttgggATCCAACTGGGACAGTTTCCAGGGAATGGTGACTTCACTCCCAAATGGGGAGACCCCTAGACGTCTGCTTTCTTATGGCTGTTGTAGTAAGAGGTCAAACAATAAGCAGATACGGGGGTCAGGGACCTATGTTGGTGGCCAGTGGGCTCAGAGAGAATGTGTGAAGTCACCTGTTTGTTCTAAGCATTCCAGTGGACACTGTACTGGCTCAGGAGGAAAAAACAGCCGGACACGGCTATCTGGTCCCTCCAAGCAGGTGTCTAGTACAAAGCCTATTCCAGTGAGTTGCCCTTCTCCGGTGCCTCCTCTCTACTTGGATGATGATGGCCTACCCTTCCCCACGGATGTGATCCAGCACAGATTGCGGCAAATTGAAGCAGGGTACAAACAAGAAGTAGAGTTGCTGCGGAGGCAGGTGCGTGAACTCCAGATGAGGCTGGACATCCGTCACTGCTGTGCCCCTGCAGCAGAGCCACCCGTGGACTACGAGGATGACTTT ACGTGTTTGAAAGAGTCTGATGGCAGTGACACAGAGGATTTTGGCTCTGATCACAGTGAGGATTGCCTTTCAGAAGCAAGCTGGGAACCTGTTGataagaaagaaactgag GTGACTCGTTGGGTTCCAGACCATATGGCATCTCACTGCTATAACTGTGACTGTGAATTCTGGCTGGCCAAAAGGAGACACCACTGCAG AAATTGTGGGAATGTGTTCTGTGCTGGATGCTGCCACCTGAAGCTGCCCATTCCTGATCAACAGCTCTATGACCCAGTTCTTGTCTGTAACTCATGTTACGAACACATCCAAGTGTCACGTGCCAGGGAACTCATGAGCCAACATCTGAAGAAACCCATTGCTACAGCTTCTAGCTGA
- the MTMR4 gene encoding myotubularin-related protein 4 isoform X4, with protein MGEEGPPSLEYIQAKDLFPPKELVKEEENLQVPFTVLQGEGVEFLGRAADALIAISNYRLHIKFKDSVINVPLRMIDSVESRDMFQLHIACKDSKVVRCHFSTFKQCQEWLSRLSRATARPAKPEDLFAFAYHAWCLGLTEEEQHTHLCQPGEHVRCRQEAELARMGFDLHNVWRVSHINTNYKLCPSYPQKLLVPVWITDKELENVASFRSWKRIPVVVYRHLRNGAAIARCSQPEISWWGWRNADDEYLVTSIAKACALDPGVRAAGGVPFNGNSEGSETCDADFDSSLTACSGVESTGAPQKLLILDARSYTAAVANRAKGGGCECEEYYPNCEVVFMGMANIHSIRNSFQYLRAVCSQMPDPSNWLSALESTKWLQHLSVMLKAAVLVSNTVDREGRPVLVHCSDGWDRTPQIVALAKILLDPYYRTLEGFQVLVESDWLDFGHKFGDRCGHQENAEDQNEQCPVFLQWLDSVHQLLKQFPCLFEFNEAFLVKLVQHTYSCLYGTFLANNPWEREMRNIYKRTCSVWSLLRAGNKNFHNFLYVPGSELVLHPVCHVRALHLWTAVYLPASSPCTLGEDSMDLYLPPVTQSQEFTGRSLDRLPKTRSMDDLFSACDTSSALIRTSSDPNLNNHCQEARAGLEPWHSNSEGTDIPLVEHGPGGPQQPVEELGHLQPSNQKDCLSNNTLKNHKNCSPSYKLLNSMVLQQAKSHPCDPEIKDLEETKDSETVASPPVLDKLCRTYDDVGECTTTHGPEKNAAKMLSQVVSSECNGIFKLPESFSQDSPPDQGILEQAPLDPMPGVPYKDAPDPSIGIFHNPPSIACQTLPDPLLGPPCQDLSDSVSNITQEQQLNTQLDPAHWEEDDGQRGKVRNGPLWENLRFGKGPLELVRKPISQSQTSEFSFLGSNWDSFQGMVTSLPNGETPRRLLSYGCCSKRSNNKQIRGSGTYVGGQWAQRECVKSPVCSKHSSGHCTGSGGKNSRTRLSGPSKQVSSTKPIPVSCPSPVPPLYLDDDGLPFPTDVIQHRLRQIEAGYKQEVELLRRQVRELQMRLDIRHCCAPAAEPPVDYEDDFTCLKESDGSDTEDFGSDHSEDCLSEASWEPVDKKETEVTRWVPDHMASHCYNCDCEFWLAKRRHHCRNCGNVFCAGCCHLKLPIPDQQLYDPVLVCNSCYEHIQVSRARELMSQHLKKPIATASS; from the exons ATG GGTGAGGAGGGGCCCCCCAGCCTGGAGTATATCCAAGCCAAGGATCTGTTTCCCCCCAAGGAACtagtgaaggaagaagagaatctgCAG GTACCCTTCACAGTGCTgcagggggagggggtagagTTCCTCGGCCGGGCAGCCGATGCCCTCATTGCTATCTCCAACTACCGGTTACACATCAAGTTCAAAGACTCGGTTATTAAC GTGCCCTTGCGGATGATTGACAGTGTGGAGAGCCGGGACATGTTTCAGCTGCACATTGCCTGCAAGGATTCCAAGGTGGTGAG GTGCCACTTTTCTACTTTCAAGCAGTGCCAAGAGTGGTTGTCAAGGCTGAGCCGAGCCACAGCAAGACCTGCCAAACCCGAGGACCTTTTTGCCTTTGCCTACCATGCCTGGTGCCTGGGTTTGACTGAAGAGGAGCAGCACACCCACCTTTGCCAGCCAG GAGAGCACGTACGATGCCGGCAGGAGGCAGAGCTGGCGAGGATGGGGTTTGACCTGCACAACGTCTGGAGAGTCTCACACATCAACACCAATTACAA GCTGTGTCCTAGTTACCCCCAGAAGCTGTTGGTTCCTGTGTGGATCACTGATAAGGAGTTAGAGAACGTGGCTTCTTTCCGTTCCTGGAAGCGGATCCCTGTTGTCGTGTATAG GCACTTGCGCAATGGGGCTGCGATTGCCCGCTGTAGCCAGCCAGAGATCAGCTGGTGGGGTTGGCGCAATGCTGATGATGAGTACCTGGTTACATCTATTGCCAAAGCCTGTGCCCTGGATCCTGGGGTGAGGGCAGCTGGGGGTGTCCCTTTCAATGGGAACAGTGAGGGAAGTGAAACATGTGATGCTGACTTCG ATTCCTCTCTTACAGCATGCTCTGGAGTGGAAAGCACTGGAGCACCCCAGAAGCTGCTCATCTTAGATGCTCGATCCTACACAGCAGCAGTGGCTAACCGGGCCAAGGGTGGAGGCTGTGAATGTGAAG AGTACTATCCCAACTGTGAAGTGGTGTTCATGGGAATGGCCAATATCCATTCCATTCGGAACAGCTTCCAGTACCTTCGAGCTGTCTGCAGTCAGATGCCGGACCCTAGCAA CTGGCTGTCAGCATTGGAGAGCACCAAATGGCTGCAGCACCTGTCAGTGATGTTGAAGGCAGCAGTGCTGGTGTCAAACACGGTGGACCGGGAGGGCCGGCCGGTTCTGGTGCATTGTTCAGATGGCTGGGACCGTACTCCCCAGATTGTAGCCCTGGCGAAGATTCTATTGGATCCCTACTATAGGACTTTGGAG GGCTTCCAAGTGTTGGTGGAGTCTGACTGGCTGGACTTTGGTCACAAATTTGGTGATCGATGTGGTCACCAAGAAAATGCAGAGGATCAGAATGAACAGTGCCCAGTGTTTCTCCAGTGGCTTGATTCGGTTCACCAGCTGCTTAAGCAGTTCCCTTGTCTGTTTGAATTTAATGAAGCCTTCTTG GTAAAACTGGTACAGCACACATACTCTTGTCTGTATGGCACATTCCTGGCCAACAACCCATGGGAGCGAGAGATGCGCAACATTTATAAACGGACCTGTTCTGTGTGGTCCCTCCTCCGAGCAGGCAACAAGAATTTCCACAACTTTCTTTATGTTCCGGGTTCGGAGCTG GTCCTCCATCCTGTGTGTCATGTGCGGGCTCTGCACCTCTGGACAGCTGTGTACCTTCCAGCATCATCTCCATGCACACTTGGGGAAGATAGCATGGACCTTTACCTTCCTCCAGTAACTCAGAGTCAGGAATTCACTGGCCGATCTCTGGATAG GTTACCTAAAACAAGGTCCATGGATGACCTGTTTTCTGCCTGTGACACCAGCAGTGCACTGATTCGGACTTCTAGTGATCCCAACCTAAATAACCACTGTCAGGAAGCCAGGGCAGGCCTGGAGCCCTGGCACAGTAATTCTGAAGGAACAGATATACCCTTAGTAGAACATGGGCCAGGTGGCCCTCAACAGCCAGTGGAGGAACTGGGCCATCTTCAGCCCAGCAACCAAAAAGACTGCTTGAGCAATAATACTTTGAAGAATCACAAAAACTGTTCCCCCAGTTACAAATTATTAAATAGCATGGTACTACAGCAAGCAAAGAGCCACCCCTGTGATCCTGAAATCAAAGACCTGGAAGAAACCAAGGACTCTGAAACAGTTGCAAGCCCTCCTGTTCTGGACAAGCTTTGTAGGACTTACGATGATGTTGGAGAATGTACAACTACACACGGTCCCGAGAAAAATGCTGCCAAGATGCTCTCCCAGGTTGTTTcctctgaatgtaatggaatctttAAACTTCCGGAGTCCTTCTCTCAGGATTCCCCTCCTGATCAAGGCATTCTTGAACAAGCTCCCCTAGACCCCATGCCAGGCGTGCCCTACAAAGATGCTCCAGACCCCAGTATAGGTATCTTTCATAACCCACCAAGTATTGCCTGCCAAACTCTTCCAGACCCACTCCTGGGTCCCCCTTGCCAAGACCTTTCAGACTCTGTGTCAAATATCACCCAGGAGCAGCAGCTGAATACTCAGCTAGATCCTGCCCACTGGGAGGAAGATGATGGTCAAAGAGGGAAAGTTAGAAATGGGCCATTGTGGGAGAATCTTCGCTTTGGCAAAGGGCCATTGGAATTGGTCCGAAAGCCAATTTCCCAGAGCCAGACaagtgaattttcatttttgggATCCAACTGGGACAGTTTCCAGGGAATGGTGACTTCACTCCCAAATGGGGAGACCCCTAGACGTCTGCTTTCTTATGGCTGTTGTAGTAAGAGGTCAAACAATAAGCAGATACGGGGGTCAGGGACCTATGTTGGTGGCCAGTGGGCTCAGAGAGAATGTGTGAAGTCACCTGTTTGTTCTAAGCATTCCAGTGGACACTGTACTGGCTCAGGAGGAAAAAACAGCCGGACACGGCTATCTGGTCCCTCCAAGCAGGTGTCTAGTACAAAGCCTATTCCAGTGAGTTGCCCTTCTCCGGTGCCTCCTCTCTACTTGGATGATGATGGCCTACCCTTCCCCACGGATGTGATCCAGCACAGATTGCGGCAAATTGAAGCAGGGTACAAACAAGAAGTAGAGTTGCTGCGGAGGCAGGTGCGTGAACTCCAGATGAGGCTGGACATCCGTCACTGCTGTGCCCCTGCAGCAGAGCCACCCGTGGACTACGAGGATGACTTT ACGTGTTTGAAAGAGTCTGATGGCAGTGACACAGAGGATTTTGGCTCTGATCACAGTGAGGATTGCCTTTCAGAAGCAAGCTGGGAACCTGTTGataagaaagaaactgag GTGACTCGTTGGGTTCCAGACCATATGGCATCTCACTGCTATAACTGTGACTGTGAATTCTGGCTGGCCAAAAGGAGACACCACTGCAG AAATTGTGGGAATGTGTTCTGTGCTGGATGCTGCCACCTGAAGCTGCCCATTCCTGATCAACAGCTCTATGACCCAGTTCTTGTCTGTAACTCATGTTACGAACACATCCAAGTGTCACGTGCCAGGGAACTCATGAGCCAACATCTGAAGAAACCCATTGCTACAGCTTCTAGCTGA
- the MTMR4 gene encoding myotubularin-related protein 4 isoform X3: MSLTARVSCSMLSCFGEEGPPSLEYIQAKDLFPPKELVKEEENLQVPFTVLQGEGVEFLGRAADALIAISNYRLHIKFKDSVINVPLRMIDSVESRDMFQLHIACKDSKVVRCHFSTFKQCQEWLSRLSRATARPAKPEDLFAFAYHAWCLGLTEEEQHTHLCQPGEHVRCRQEAELARMGFDLHNVWRVSHINTNYKLCPSYPQKLLVPVWITDKELENVASFRSWKRIPVVVYRHLRNGAAIARCSQPEISWWGWRNADDEYLVTSIAKACALDPGVRAAGGVPFNGNSEGSETCDADFACSGVESTGAPQKLLILDARSYTAAVANRAKGGGCECEEYYPNCEVVFMGMANIHSIRNSFQYLRAVCSQMPDPSNWLSALESTKWLQHLSVMLKAAVLVSNTVDREGRPVLVHCSDGWDRTPQIVALAKILLDPYYRTLEGFQVLVESDWLDFGHKFGDRCGHQENAEDQNEQCPVFLQWLDSVHQLLKQFPCLFEFNEAFLVKLVQHTYSCLYGTFLANNPWEREMRNIYKRTCSVWSLLRAGNKNFHNFLYVPGSELVLHPVCHVRALHLWTAVYLPASSPCTLGEDSMDLYLPPVTQSQEFTGRSLDRLPKTRSMDDLFSACDTSSALIRTSSDPNLNNHCQEARAGLEPWHSNSEGTDIPLVEHGPGGPQQPVEELGHLQPSNQKDCLSNNTLKNHKNCSPSYKLLNSMVLQQAKSHPCDPEIKDLEETKDSETVASPPVLDKLCRTYDDVGECTTTHGPEKNAAKMLSQVVSSECNGIFKLPESFSQDSPPDQGILEQAPLDPMPGVPYKDAPDPSIGIFHNPPSIACQTLPDPLLGPPCQDLSDSVSNITQEQQLNTQLDPAHWEEDDGQRGKVRNGPLWENLRFGKGPLELVRKPISQSQTSEFSFLGSNWDSFQGMVTSLPNGETPRRLLSYGCCSKRSNNKQIRGSGTYVGGQWAQRECVKSPVCSKHSSGHCTGSGGKNSRTRLSGPSKQVSSTKPIPVSCPSPVPPLYLDDDGLPFPTDVIQHRLRQIEAGYKQEVELLRRQVRELQMRLDIRHCCAPAAEPPVDYEDDFTCLKESDGSDTEDFGSDHSEDCLSEASWEPVDKKETEVTRWVPDHMASHCYNCDCEFWLAKRRHHCRNCGNVFCAGCCHLKLPIPDQQLYDPVLVCNSCYEHIQVSRARELMSQHLKKPIATASS; the protein is encoded by the exons ATGAGCCTGACTGCCCGAGTCTCCTGCTCAATGCTCAGCTGCTTT GGTGAGGAGGGGCCCCCCAGCCTGGAGTATATCCAAGCCAAGGATCTGTTTCCCCCCAAGGAACtagtgaaggaagaagagaatctgCAG GTACCCTTCACAGTGCTgcagggggagggggtagagTTCCTCGGCCGGGCAGCCGATGCCCTCATTGCTATCTCCAACTACCGGTTACACATCAAGTTCAAAGACTCGGTTATTAAC GTGCCCTTGCGGATGATTGACAGTGTGGAGAGCCGGGACATGTTTCAGCTGCACATTGCCTGCAAGGATTCCAAGGTGGTGAG GTGCCACTTTTCTACTTTCAAGCAGTGCCAAGAGTGGTTGTCAAGGCTGAGCCGAGCCACAGCAAGACCTGCCAAACCCGAGGACCTTTTTGCCTTTGCCTACCATGCCTGGTGCCTGGGTTTGACTGAAGAGGAGCAGCACACCCACCTTTGCCAGCCAG GAGAGCACGTACGATGCCGGCAGGAGGCAGAGCTGGCGAGGATGGGGTTTGACCTGCACAACGTCTGGAGAGTCTCACACATCAACACCAATTACAA GCTGTGTCCTAGTTACCCCCAGAAGCTGTTGGTTCCTGTGTGGATCACTGATAAGGAGTTAGAGAACGTGGCTTCTTTCCGTTCCTGGAAGCGGATCCCTGTTGTCGTGTATAG GCACTTGCGCAATGGGGCTGCGATTGCCCGCTGTAGCCAGCCAGAGATCAGCTGGTGGGGTTGGCGCAATGCTGATGATGAGTACCTGGTTACATCTATTGCCAAAGCCTGTGCCCTGGATCCTGGGGTGAGGGCAGCTGGGGGTGTCCCTTTCAATGGGAACAGTGAGGGAAGTGAAACATGTGATGCTGACTTCG CATGCTCTGGAGTGGAAAGCACTGGAGCACCCCAGAAGCTGCTCATCTTAGATGCTCGATCCTACACAGCAGCAGTGGCTAACCGGGCCAAGGGTGGAGGCTGTGAATGTGAAG AGTACTATCCCAACTGTGAAGTGGTGTTCATGGGAATGGCCAATATCCATTCCATTCGGAACAGCTTCCAGTACCTTCGAGCTGTCTGCAGTCAGATGCCGGACCCTAGCAA CTGGCTGTCAGCATTGGAGAGCACCAAATGGCTGCAGCACCTGTCAGTGATGTTGAAGGCAGCAGTGCTGGTGTCAAACACGGTGGACCGGGAGGGCCGGCCGGTTCTGGTGCATTGTTCAGATGGCTGGGACCGTACTCCCCAGATTGTAGCCCTGGCGAAGATTCTATTGGATCCCTACTATAGGACTTTGGAG GGCTTCCAAGTGTTGGTGGAGTCTGACTGGCTGGACTTTGGTCACAAATTTGGTGATCGATGTGGTCACCAAGAAAATGCAGAGGATCAGAATGAACAGTGCCCAGTGTTTCTCCAGTGGCTTGATTCGGTTCACCAGCTGCTTAAGCAGTTCCCTTGTCTGTTTGAATTTAATGAAGCCTTCTTG GTAAAACTGGTACAGCACACATACTCTTGTCTGTATGGCACATTCCTGGCCAACAACCCATGGGAGCGAGAGATGCGCAACATTTATAAACGGACCTGTTCTGTGTGGTCCCTCCTCCGAGCAGGCAACAAGAATTTCCACAACTTTCTTTATGTTCCGGGTTCGGAGCTG GTCCTCCATCCTGTGTGTCATGTGCGGGCTCTGCACCTCTGGACAGCTGTGTACCTTCCAGCATCATCTCCATGCACACTTGGGGAAGATAGCATGGACCTTTACCTTCCTCCAGTAACTCAGAGTCAGGAATTCACTGGCCGATCTCTGGATAG GTTACCTAAAACAAGGTCCATGGATGACCTGTTTTCTGCCTGTGACACCAGCAGTGCACTGATTCGGACTTCTAGTGATCCCAACCTAAATAACCACTGTCAGGAAGCCAGGGCAGGCCTGGAGCCCTGGCACAGTAATTCTGAAGGAACAGATATACCCTTAGTAGAACATGGGCCAGGTGGCCCTCAACAGCCAGTGGAGGAACTGGGCCATCTTCAGCCCAGCAACCAAAAAGACTGCTTGAGCAATAATACTTTGAAGAATCACAAAAACTGTTCCCCCAGTTACAAATTATTAAATAGCATGGTACTACAGCAAGCAAAGAGCCACCCCTGTGATCCTGAAATCAAAGACCTGGAAGAAACCAAGGACTCTGAAACAGTTGCAAGCCCTCCTGTTCTGGACAAGCTTTGTAGGACTTACGATGATGTTGGAGAATGTACAACTACACACGGTCCCGAGAAAAATGCTGCCAAGATGCTCTCCCAGGTTGTTTcctctgaatgtaatggaatctttAAACTTCCGGAGTCCTTCTCTCAGGATTCCCCTCCTGATCAAGGCATTCTTGAACAAGCTCCCCTAGACCCCATGCCAGGCGTGCCCTACAAAGATGCTCCAGACCCCAGTATAGGTATCTTTCATAACCCACCAAGTATTGCCTGCCAAACTCTTCCAGACCCACTCCTGGGTCCCCCTTGCCAAGACCTTTCAGACTCTGTGTCAAATATCACCCAGGAGCAGCAGCTGAATACTCAGCTAGATCCTGCCCACTGGGAGGAAGATGATGGTCAAAGAGGGAAAGTTAGAAATGGGCCATTGTGGGAGAATCTTCGCTTTGGCAAAGGGCCATTGGAATTGGTCCGAAAGCCAATTTCCCAGAGCCAGACaagtgaattttcatttttgggATCCAACTGGGACAGTTTCCAGGGAATGGTGACTTCACTCCCAAATGGGGAGACCCCTAGACGTCTGCTTTCTTATGGCTGTTGTAGTAAGAGGTCAAACAATAAGCAGATACGGGGGTCAGGGACCTATGTTGGTGGCCAGTGGGCTCAGAGAGAATGTGTGAAGTCACCTGTTTGTTCTAAGCATTCCAGTGGACACTGTACTGGCTCAGGAGGAAAAAACAGCCGGACACGGCTATCTGGTCCCTCCAAGCAGGTGTCTAGTACAAAGCCTATTCCAGTGAGTTGCCCTTCTCCGGTGCCTCCTCTCTACTTGGATGATGATGGCCTACCCTTCCCCACGGATGTGATCCAGCACAGATTGCGGCAAATTGAAGCAGGGTACAAACAAGAAGTAGAGTTGCTGCGGAGGCAGGTGCGTGAACTCCAGATGAGGCTGGACATCCGTCACTGCTGTGCCCCTGCAGCAGAGCCACCCGTGGACTACGAGGATGACTTT ACGTGTTTGAAAGAGTCTGATGGCAGTGACACAGAGGATTTTGGCTCTGATCACAGTGAGGATTGCCTTTCAGAAGCAAGCTGGGAACCTGTTGataagaaagaaactgag GTGACTCGTTGGGTTCCAGACCATATGGCATCTCACTGCTATAACTGTGACTGTGAATTCTGGCTGGCCAAAAGGAGACACCACTGCAG AAATTGTGGGAATGTGTTCTGTGCTGGATGCTGCCACCTGAAGCTGCCCATTCCTGATCAACAGCTCTATGACCCAGTTCTTGTCTGTAACTCATGTTACGAACACATCCAAGTGTCACGTGCCAGGGAACTCATGAGCCAACATCTGAAGAAACCCATTGCTACAGCTTCTAGCTGA